The following proteins are encoded in a genomic region of Oryzias latipes chromosome 17, ASM223467v1:
- the LOC101170708 gene encoding activated CDC42 kinase 1 isoform X3 yields the protein MQSEEGTEWLLELLMEVQLQQYFLRIQDDLNVTRLSHFDYVKNEDLEKIGMGRPGQRRLWEAVKRRKAMCKRKSWMSKVFSGKRPDGGEFPQQSQPASSFRKLSPTPPLCLGEGVLSTQSGGGTTLDVQQKALTCLISEKDLTLFEKLGDGSFGVVKRGEWMTPSGKLNVAVKCLKTDVLSQPDALEDFICEVNAMHSLDHQNLIRLYGVVLTHPMKMVTELAPLGSLLGRLRCLQGPILISTLCQYAVQVACGMAYLEQRRFIHRDLAARNILLASAQRVKIGDFGLMRALPNNHEHYVMQEHRKVPFAWCAPESLKTRTFSHATDTWMFGVTLWEMFTYGQEPWLGLNGSQILHKIDKEGERLPKPEDCPQDIYNVMLQCWAQKPDDRPTFVSLREFLLETLPTDMCALQDFDEPDKLQIKVNEVITVIEGRAENYWWRGQNKCTLQVGQFPRNVVTSVAGLSARDISRPLKNSFIHTGHGDTNPHRCWGHRDKIDDLYLGNPMDPPDVLGLELNAARPTQLPGRAKKPYYDLVTEEEDLASAALKRLSLRKTGSLKGLRLIPTVWISASKQGDCRTSSSGQNPNSEVSLIDFGEELSPPTPSPSPVVEAPIPALAKLALEAENILDKTPPESPSTSLPRPLHPTPVVDWDAKPLPPPPAYDEVAQDEDDMEVSSINGSDQHLEEESICVHNPNEAPFSRLRLQGEGIFSKEVDMESVEDNLFLPSQGSRGTSTSFSQSAEIFLELQRECMRRLNAPKGTLCHLPASPNSQTQDGPLFSSSGEDKPQIPPRVPIPPRPIWRADQTCARWSRELSVSPTDNSEGVAGSDPGRPPQIPPRDPLSQPASRTPSPMGLVVGSPQQRLHSASPPTQQALLSSCAAAHAYSSYLSTSPGKLMPTTHSFASDPKYAAPKVIQVQGKDKGPCILPIVRDGRKVSSTHYYLLPERPPYLDRFGHFLREAEHLPTSATDDRHVRHANTATVRPMVVSAQTVQGHTQGQSLLQAEDLKANFSSNNNSSLGGPQSEVKTSVSLPRVCSDGVTTAVIPASCLRADSGGNGPDKVKVVQEAVHGVTLEECQAALQNQNWSVQKAVHFLKVEQLFCLGLKSRSDCLKLLETCDWNLEVASTRMLENYGSTTWQGR from the exons ATGCAGAGTGAGGAGGGCACAGAATGGCTGCTGGAGCTGTTGATGgaggtgcagctgcagcagtACTTCCTGAGGATTCAAGACGACCTGAACGTGACACGGTTGTCCCACTTTGATTACGTCAAGAATGAAGACCTGGAGAAGATCGGCATGGGTCGCCCTG GGCAGAGACGACTGTGGGAGGCTGTGAAAAGGAGGAAAGCCATGTGCAAGCGCAAGTCCTGGATGAGCAAG GTGTTTAGTGGGAAGCGACCAGATGGAGGAGAGTTTCCGCAGCAGAGCCAACCGGCCTCTTCATTTCGAAAACTGTCTCCTACCCCTCCACTTTGTCTCGGGGAGGGGGTCCTGTCCACACAGTCCGGCGGGGGCACAACACTGGATGTGCAGCAGAAGGCCCTCACTTGCCTCATCTCAGAGAAAGACTTGACACTGTTTGAGAAACTTGGGGATGGCTCCTTTGGAGTTGTGAAGAGAGGGGAGTGGATGACGCCTTCAGGCAAG TTGAATGTTGCTGTAAAGTGTCTGAAGACGGACGTGCTCAGCCAGCCCGACGCTCTGGAGGATTTCATCTGTGAGGTCAACGCCATGCACTCTCTGGACCACCAGAACCTCATTCGCCTCTACGGTGTGGTCCTCACACACCCGATGAAGATG GTGACAGAGCTGGCTCCTCTGGGTTCCCTGCTGGGGCGTTTGCGGTGTCTACAAGGCCCAATTTTGATCTCCACTCTGTGCCAGTATGCCGTCCAGGTGGCTTGTGGGATGGCTTATCTGGAGCAGAGGAGGTTTATCCACAGAGACCTGGCAGCAAG GAACATCCTGCTGGCCTCGGCTCAAAGGGTGAAGATCGGTGACTTTGGCCTGATGAGGGCGCTGCCTAACAACCACGAGCACTATGTCATGCAGGAGCATCGCAAGGTTCCTTTTGCCTG GTGCGCTCCAGAAAGCCTGAAGACGAGAACGTTCTCTCATGCTACAGACACGTGGATGTTTGGAGTCACTCTATGGGAGATGTTCACGTACGGCCAGGAGCCGTGGCTGGGCCTCAACGGGAGCCAG ATTTTGCACAAGATCGATAAAGAAGGTGAACGGCTCCCTAAACCTGAGGACTGCCcacaagacatctataatgtcATGCTGCAGTGCTGGGCTCAGAAACCAGATGACAGGCCAACTTTTGTCTCCCTCCGTGAGTTTCTGCTTGAG ACTTTGCCCACAGACATGTGCGCTCTGCAGGACTTTGATGAACCCGACAAACTCCAAATCAAAGTCAATGAAGTCATCACTGTCATAGAGGGCAG GGCAGAGAATTACTGGTGGCGAGGTCAGAACAAATGCACCCTTCAGGTCGGACAGTTCCCCAGAAATGTGGTGACGTCAGTCGCTGGACTGTCGGCCCGTGACATCAGCAGGCCCCTGAAGAACAGCTTCATCCACACGGGTCACGGAGACACCAACCCTCATCGCTGCTGGGGCCACCGGGACAAGATTGATGA TTTGTATCTCGGGAACCCCATGGATCCTCCTGATGTTCTCGGGTTAGAACTGAATGCTGCTCGGCCCACACAGCTACCAGGACGGGCCAAAA aACCCTACTACGATCTAGTGACCGAGGAGGAGGACCTGGCCTCTGCTGCTCTGAAAAGACTGTCGCTTCGGAAAACCGGGTCCCTCAAAGGCCTCAGACTCATACCCACCGTGTGGATCTCCGCTTCCAAACAGGGGGACTGCAGGACTTCCAGCTCGGGTCAAAATCCCAACAGCGAAGTGTCCCTCATTGACTTTGGGGAGGAGCTGTCCCCGCCCACACCCTCCCCTTCCCCTGTGGTTGAAGCTCCGATTCCTGCCTTGGCTAAACTAGCTTTGGAAGCAGAAAACATCCTGGACAAAACTCCACCAGAAAGTCCGTCGACATCTCTGCCTCGACCCCTGCACCCTACGCCTGTGGTGGACTGGGACGCCAAGCCATTACCCCCACCTCCTGCGTACGATGAAGTAGCACAAGATGAAGATGATATGGAG GTCAGCTCCATCAATGGTTCAGACCAACATCTTGAGGAAGAGTCCATTTGTGTCCATAATCCAAATGAAGCTCCTTTTTCTAGGCTAAGGCTGCAAGGGGAAGGCATCTTCTCAAAAGAAGTAGACATGGAATCTGTGGAGGACAACCTCTTTCTTCCCAGCCAGGGGAGTCGGGGTACGTCCACCTCTTTCTCTCAGTCTGCTGAGATCTTTCTGGAACTCCAGCGGGAGTGCATGCGGAGGCTCAATGCCCCCAAAGGAACTCTGTGTCATTTACCAGCATCTCCAAACTCGCAGACCCAAGACGGACCGCTGTTTTCTTCTTCCGGCGAGGATAAACCTCAGATCCCGCCTCGTGTTCCCATCCCCCCTCGCCCCATATGGAGGGCCGACCAAACATGCGCTCGCTGGTCACGGGAGCTCTCTGTTTCTCCAACTGACAACTCAGAAGGGGTTGCAGGCTCAGATCCGGGCCGCCCGCCTCAAATCCCTCCCAGAGACCCCCTGTCACAGCCAGCATCCAGGACGCCAAGCCCGATGGGTCTAGTGGTGGGCTCCCCCCAGCAGAGGCTGCACTCGGCCAGCCCCCCTACCCAGCAGGCTTTGCTCTCCTCCTGCGCCGCTGCACATGCATACAGCTCCTACCTCTCTACCTCTCCAGGTAAACTCATGCCAACCACACACAGCTTCGCCTCAGACCCCAAATATGCCGCCCCCAAAGTGATCCAAGTGCAAGGCAAGGACAAAGGCCCCTGTATTCTGCCCATCGTCCGCGACGGCAGGAAAGTCAGCAGCACTCATTACTACCTCCTGCCAGAGAGGCCGCCTTACCTTGATCGCTTCGGCCACTTCCTCCGGGAGGCGGAGCACCTCCCCACCAGCGCGACGGACGACAGGCACGTCCGGCACGCCAACACCGCCACGGTCAGACCCATGGTGGTCAGCGCTCAGACAGTCCAGGGACACACCCAAGGGCAGAGTCTGCTCCAAGCGGAGGATCTGAAGGCCAACTTCTCCTCCAATAACAACAGCAGCCTGGGCGGGCCGCAGTCAGAGGTGAAGACATCCGTTAGCCTCCCACGCGTGTGCTCAGACGGGGTGACAACCGCCGTCATTCCCGCTTCCTGTCTGCGGGCGGACAGTGGAGGAAATGGCCCTGACAAAGTCAAAGTG GTTCAGGAGGCCGTGCACGGCGTGACGCTGGAGGAGTGtcaagctgctctgcagaaccaAAACTGGAGCGTCCAGAAAGCTGTCCATTTCCTGAAG